GAAGAACTCCTCCCTGGGCAATGGTGACACCGGACAGAAGCTTGTTCAGTTCCTCGTCGTTTCTGATGGCCAGTTGCAAGTGACGAGGGATGATTCTGCTCTTCTTGTTGTCTCTGGCAGCATTGCCCGCCAACTCCAAAACTTCAGCGGCGAGGTATTCCAATACTGCGGCCAAGTAGACTGGGGCTCCAGCGCCAACACGCTCAGCATAATTGCCTTTCCTCAGCAGACGATGAATCCTTCCTACTGGAAACTGCAATCCTGCCCTTGATGATCGGGACTTTGCCTTGGCCTTTGATTTTCCACCCTTTCCACGTCCAGACATGATGCTTTTGATCGGTTTGGTATCAGAGAATGATGTGCCGATCTCGCGCCGATTCCGGGGTATTTACACGTTTCGTGTTTGCCTCCAAAATCGACCATTGGCTGTCCCGCACCGGAACGCGATCCTCATTGGACGAACAGCTGCCCTTACGATTGGTTGAAAATCTTACCATTTGATTAGTCAAGAAAAGGCGCACATAAACACATGCTGCCCGCGGATCCAAAATTTCTACTGGCGTAAAATTTTTGTTTGCTAAAGGGCACACGTGTATATACATTCTGCTTCCTTTTTATCTACTGATAGTATAATAAGTTTTACCTTATGACCAAAGTCGACGAGAGCTACAATGTTTAAATTAAGcttattgcaaaataaaaacttcaCTAAATAATCATACAAATAATGGTATTTTATTACGTGATGCCGAAATGTACATATAGTTAGGCCCTATTGGGTAAATTAAAAAATCGAActatttaagtaaaaaaaaaaaaaaaaaaaaagctttttacaaaaatgaaaatataaataattttttttcctttgaattttttcttttatgattAGTATCTAAGATTTCGGATGTCAACggttaaaattatatatacatgtacatgacgtagaacttttcaatatttcaaagaGGCAACATTAAGTGCATCGATGTTGAGACTATCGGGAACCCATGAGAGCAAAATATACAGtcgtatatattatataattacttAATAATATCCATTcatcaatgcaaaaaataaactagggtttatatatacattttcatacaaatacataataaattaaaagCAACACTTTAAAGCGTAAATATTATGTGAATTATATTGATGCTCACTTTCAGATGTCATAAgtgtgaatttaaaaaacaacataaattgACATTATCGTCTTGCATACATTAATCTTTGATTCGAAACGGCAAGACAAGGGAAATACACGTATATATGtagattaaataatttttaatattgtcTGTCATGCAGTATTAAAATTGTTGACTCAGATCTGTACTTTTTACCGGGTTTTGtctgatattcttttttttatttctgtgcACAAAACCTGATCATGAGTGTATATTCAATCAACTACACGTATGTAGAATGGGCAGCTTGCACAATCATtcatattgaattaaaatttaatgcacAGAGTTTCAAAATAGGTCCAGGGTTAAGAAAATATTGAGTTcagatttttaacttttttaaattctagGGATAactttaatacaaaaaaaaaatgctttacatGTACGTCTCAATCGTTTAGCTAAAAGACCAAAGTACACATATTAAAACTGTACTTTTTCTGATTTAGAATTGGTGGATATGCACGATCAAAATGATATCAAGTACTTATTACACTTTGGTCCAGagtttgtaaaatttttatttaattttccatAATTTATGTCGACTTATTGATCTGTAATTAAACacatatttaaattaaacgTCCTCGTGATTTCGCCTAAAGCTgccatgaaaataataaaacaattaaaaaaacccatccaAATAACTGTTGGTGACATCCGGcattgtatcattatattgttgtatacacatgtattgcgTAACTAATATCTCATGGCACCACATGTTGGGAGATAATAGCCCACCCATGGCCTTTATGTAAACCAGAGTCTCTGCCCAGCGGGGAGGCTTATAACTATTGCATTGTTTCCTGACAATTTCAAAGCCCGTGTATTATTCTTATAACTTTGGAGACATTATTaagatatatgtattttttgtctatattttattatgaattaaattgtCATATTTAAACTACATCTGTATTGggtaaataaatcaataaaattattcatgatattatacaataagagattccaaaatatttacatattaaattctatatattaaatcatatatgCTTAATTTTTCCGGATACACGTGGGAAAACGTATTACTGGAAATGTTTGCCATGTCTCTATCtagtaatttacatgtaatatttcaaTCTAAGGAGTGACATTTCTAAgtagttttttaaagataaaatcacagttcttttttagaatataaaatcacagaCACctgacattatatatttttctctataaatatataaccccccccccctaccaaaaatacatataatgtaTTTATTGGGTAggggtttattttttaaaaagaggaaaTTATATGAAGTTTAATTTGGTGCCTGTCAGTGTGTATAAAACATCTAAAATAATGGTGGTTGGGCACACCTACCCTTTAAAAATCCCTTacatttgcaagaaaaaaaatttcattgaccTTCAGGTTTGTGTGCGTGTTGGATGGTCGTCCCAGTTCATTTTGTATACTCAAGAGATATGTTTGCTTTTAATAAAATGGCCGCCCTTTCTTTCAATGTTATGTGCCTGCTTAATACATCTATAAGGGAACGGACAATTCAATAAGCATTTCTAATTTCACATTATATAGCATTGTAGCTCTTACTTAAACCTTGCATTTTTTTCAACCAATATTGAATGTaattgtttattacttttaaaacaTATCAGACCCCGATTCACACACActtgtttctgtaataaaagttaaccttaaatatattatatgcaATAACAGTATTATACCATGTACTAATAGGGTGAActtttatttgttaaacaagTGTCTGTGTCCAATGGGCAGGGTGTTCGGATTTACATGggtattgttttaaatacaaaatatttcattgctTATAGAACAAcaacacatgtcactataataaatgatttacttacacacacaaaatcataaattaatcattacattatgttttatttcattaatcaaTCACCTATAAAATGCTGGTTGCTTGTCCTTTTTCCAtaaaattatatctttttatcacaCATAAAGTCTGTATAGAAACATGTTTGTTTTCAGTGTTCAAAACAATCTCCTCCCAGCCATGATTTAAATGTTATTCTAAAGACTATCCATATCCAGACTGCCATGATTTAAATGTTATCCTAAAGACTATCCAGACTGGGTGTCATTTGCCTATCCTCTGGACTTCCCAGTCCTGTTGACACAGGGGACATCTCTTGTTCTGTTTGACCCACAACGTCATACAGCACAGGTGAAACGAGTGGTTACACTCTCCCCACACAACTGAAAAAGACAATTAGTACAATTAGCACAAgttacacattttatttttttcatttgttggtGCAGTGCATAGACAAATCATAGAATATTCCACAGTTGTTGCAAGTCATTTAAGCAATAAACAGCTTTTTTTGTTGGTTCATGCAGGCATTTGGTTTACCagcattaaaagaaaataattacacAATCGGCAGAAGTGGGTGAAAACATGACTTTTTTTGCAATGATCTCACTCCTAAGTCCTAATATCTTATATAAACCAATGAAAGTACagataatttatttatcatttacttATTGATTTTAATCACATGCATGTCCTTTGCATGTGATTATCTGTAGCTCAACTTTTTGTAGTGCTATAATTCTGCAACTACCTACATGTATGACTTTATTCCAAACAATAACTTTGTAGGAAATAAATTAGGATTTCACATTCTAAATATCAAACCTTATCTATATGCAAAATATTGTGTTTCAATTCGTGACCTCTTTAAATGTATATCTACAGCTAGGTTTTATTTATATGGGGATGTACATTTGAGAAgctaatcatttttattcagaCCAAGTCCTGAAAAGACTTACCAACACAGTCATCCTGCTTGTTCTCCGACTGACATCTCAAGCATGCATCTGAAATGATTGAAATCCATAAATTTTAACATGTTATATCATACAAATAATGAATGCAAGCCTATTATCTGTAGAAAATCACTGCTGACTGACGCAAAGCTAAATCAGCAATGGTTCTTCTAATCtcaatcaagtacatgtatctctgCTTCTCTgtcaaaatcataatttttaaaggggaaggaaagtcaaaaacattttatatttgaacTAATAAAGAGATTTACATGATTACATTAAGTCATACTCTATTGAAGAAACacattaatttgttttcaaatacactcaaaattttctaaattgcAAATTATCATGTCAACATAATAAAAGCAGACATTTTCTATGATGTTTGACATCTGTTGACAATTCCCACAACTTTGCTTTTAGATTATGCATACCCTTAATGGCCTTATATATAAGGGACATATATATACATCCCTTTGCATATGTATTCGTCAACATTGGTCTAAAAACATGCTCTTTGTCACCGGTTTTCTCATTCAGCAGAAAGTCAAAAGCAAAAGAACAGTCTCAAATGAATATTGTTCCATGTTTGCCAGGACCTGTCAGTTCAGAGCAAAACAAACTGAAAaggatggtgtgacgtcatagattaaaTTAAAATGGCAGCTCTCATGGTAGCGCAAagtttcaataaatttatttaatctctatatcttgatttattcattattctgagggttttatttaaaaatttttgatttacaATCACAAGTGATATGTATCAATCATCGATTCTAATCATAAATTAGTTGATTGTTACCGCATTCTAAGCACCCAATCATTAAAGGTTTTATTATGATTAATCTGTTGAGGTTCTTTTTACTTTCAATGAGCGCATATCATAAACAGAATATTCTAGACACGTACTATCAATACACCAAAAAAGCGCGTGGTCTGAAAATGGCTGACATGTCAGACAAGCTATATCCTTACCTGGGAAATAAAGCAGATTCTCGGGTTTGGACATATTTGGTTTCAAGAAAACTAACATTGGACCGCCTActaaagaaaatcttttgaatGCAACATTTTTATGGCAAGAAATACTACGTTAATTAAGATACAAAAGGCCTAGTAACAAGTCagtttataattgttttttgtttatttacatttatttagcactaaaacaataaaatattaaaacttccGATTATGATTGATCATTAGTTAGTTGCAGGAAATTGATTATCGATTAtagtttccttcccctttaaagGAGTGACAATTTTGTAGTTTTAATGTTATCCTAATCCTCACTAGCACTTCATGTTCAAAATGTTGAACTGTTAGTGTTTTACCAGCTAGATAACAATAAGGCTGAATGCTCCCTGACAAATGAAGTCTAGTTCAGTATGATACATGTACGTGCTAACTTGccaaatatgtttatataagaATTACGAAGGACTATCCTGTGATTAAATTGGAAAAGGCATCGTATCAGTCACATAGATATGTGCAGTCACTGTCAGCTGAGCCGAATCTTCactgaaattaaaattatcacacAAGCCCATGTTTCAAACAGTAGACTTATTTACTATAAACAATGTCTA
This is a stretch of genomic DNA from Crassostrea angulata isolate pt1a10 chromosome 4, ASM2561291v2, whole genome shotgun sequence. It encodes these proteins:
- the LOC128181748 gene encoding histone H2A-like, whose product is MSGRGKGGKSKAKAKSRSSRAGLQFPVGRIHRLLRKGNYAERVGAGAPVYLAAVLEYLAAEVLELAGNAARDNKKSRIIPRHLQLAIRNDEELNKLLSGVTIAQGGVLPNIQAVLLPKKSGTGKGKSSQSQEY
- the LOC128180937 gene encoding RING-box protein 2-like — protein: MADEMEVEREPDRESAKKADKMFTLKKWNLVAMWSWDVECDTCAICRVQVMDACLRCQSENKQDDCVVVWGECNHSFHLCCMTLWVKQNKRCPLCQQDWEVQRIGK